Proteins encoded within one genomic window of Humulus lupulus chromosome 1, drHumLupu1.1, whole genome shotgun sequence:
- the LOC133827127 gene encoding secreted RxLR effector protein 161-like, producing MAKVPYSNVVGAIMYLIICTRPDLSHSISALSRYMENPGRIHWNAMKWLLRYLINTTRHGLVYKRHHNQVEISGFVDSDYVGDRDTRKSTTTYYFLVSGNCVSWKSQLQSVVALSTTEAEYMAATEAIKEGIWVQGLLKELQVFKGKATIFLDSQSAIHLCKNPVFHDRTKHVEIKYHFIRDKVIEGVINVEKVPTEENPADVGTKILPLSKFNYYLSLLGIDHG from the coding sequence ATGGCCAAAGTACCTTATTCTAATGTTGTTGGAGCTATAATGTATCTAATAATTTGTACTAGGCCTGATTTATCACACTCGATTAGTGCTCTAAGTAGATACATGGAAAATCCCGGAAGAATTCATTGGAATGCTATGAAGTGGTTGCTGCGCTATTTGATTAATACTACTAGACATGGGTTGGTGTACAAGCGGCATCATAATCAGGTGGAAATCAGTGGGTTTGTAGACTCGGATTATGTTGGAGACCGAGACACTAGAAAGTCTACTACAACCTATTACTTTCTAGTAAGTGGGAATTGTGTGAGTTGGAAGTCTCAACTACAATCTGTAGTTGCACTTTCAACTACTGAAGCTGAGTACATGGCTGCTACTGAAGCAATCAAAGAAGGTATTTGGGTTCAAGGTCTTCTAAAAGAGCTACAAGTGTTCAAAGGAAAAGCTACAATTTTTTTAGATAGTCAAAGTGCCATACATTTGTGTAAGAATCCAGTATTTCATGACCGGACTAAGCATGTGGAGATCAAGTATCACTTTATTCGTGACAAGGTCATTGAAGGTGTAATCAATGTCGAAAAAGTCCCTACAGAAGAGAACCCCGCTGATGTTGGAACTAAGATATTGCCATTGAGCAAGTTTAACTACTACCTAAGCTTGCTCGGAATTGATCATGGATGA
- the LOC133825011 gene encoding cell wall / vacuolar inhibitor of fructosidase 2 — translation MAASPILLLILFLLSIAGAQSNFIDKTCKATKFYDLCVSSLKSDPTSRNADVKGLATIMIGIGMANSTATSSYLSSQLLSASGNDVVLKKVLKECADKYGFAADALQASAQDLAAESFDYAYLHVTAAENYPNACRNAFRRFPGLAYPPELARREEGLKRICDVVLGIIDNLGEY, via the coding sequence ATGGCCGCTTCTCCCATTCTTCTCCTCATCCTCTTCCTCCTCTCCATCGCCGGAGCCCAGTCCAACTTCATCGACAAAACCTGCAAAGCCACAAAATTCTACGATCTCTGCGTGTCGTCCCTCAAATCGGATCCCACGAGCAGAAACGCCGATGTTAAGGGACTTGCCACAATCATGATCGGGATCGGGATGGCCAACTCCACAGCGACGTCGTCTTATCTGTCTTCTCAGTTGCTCAGCGCCTCTGGGAACGACGTCGTATTGAAAAAAGTCCTCAAGGAATGCGCTGACAAGTACGGGTTCGCCGCCGACGCCCTCCAGGCTTCTGCTCAGGATTTGGCAGCGGAGAGCTTCGACTACGCTTACCTGCACGTCACCGCAGCGGAGAATTACCCCAACGCGTGCCGCAACGCGTTCCGACGGTTTCCTGGCTTGGCTTACCCGCCTGAGCTGGCGCGAAGAGAAGAAGGCCTGAAGCGTATCTGCGACGTCGTTTTGGGTATTATCGACAATCTTGGTGAATATTAA